One window of Vidua chalybeata isolate OUT-0048 chromosome 14, bVidCha1 merged haplotype, whole genome shotgun sequence genomic DNA carries:
- the SLC6A14 gene encoding sodium- and chloride-dependent neutral and basic amino acid transporter B(0+) isoform X2, with protein MGMLSLPGFLSCGKKKDFSLTNEKDAHSSDNDENSERGNWANKGEYLLSMVGYAVGLGNVWRFPYLTYQNGGGAFLIPYTLMLALAGLPLFFMECSLGQFASLGPVSIWRILPLFQGVGITMVIISTFVTIYYNVIIAYALYYLFASFQKVLPWSDCFSWADEFCSKTRIVSDCNATLHGEIIHANYSFITGNNLTCINGTINYKPVQFPSEQYWNKVTLQRSSGLDETGRIVWYLALCLLLSWIIIGAALFKGIKSSGKVVYFTALFPYVILLILLVRGATLEGALDGIEYYIGRQSNITKLMEAEVWKDAATQIFYSLSVAWGGLVALSSYNKFHNNCYSDAIVVCVTNCATSIFAGFAIFSILGHMAFLSERPVSEVVDSGFDLAFVAYPEALSKLPVSPLWSFLFFFMLLLLGLDSQFASIETLTTTIQDIYPRVMKKLRTPITLGLCTVFFFLGLICVTQAGIYWVNLIDHFCAGWGILIAAVLEIVGIVYIYGGNRFIEDIEMMIGKKSRLFWLWWRMCWFFITPVLLMAILVWSLITFSNPTYGSVLYPAWGSAVGWCMIIFCVIWIPIVAIVKIVKAKGNIVQRIVSCCQPAANWGPYLERHRGERYSHVVDPKKKKEQEIPTVSVFIYKQH; from the exons ATGGGGATGCTCAGCCTGCCCGGCTTTCTGTCCTGCGGGAAGAAGAAG GACTTCAGTTtgacaaatgaaaaagatgCCCACTCCAGTGACAATGATGAGAACTCAGAGCGTGGCAACTGGGCAAACAAAGGCGAATACCTGCTGTCCATGGTGGGCTATGCCGTGGGCTTGGGCAACGTCTGGCGCTTTCCCTACCTCACCTACCAGAATGGAGGAG GTGCTTTTCTAATCCCCTACACCCTGATGTTGGCATTAGCTGGCTTGCCCTTATTTTTCATGGAATGTTCCCTTGGGCAGTTTGCCAGTCTAGGGCCAGTTTCCATCTGGAGAATACTACCATTGTTTCAAG GAGTGGGCATCACAATGGTCATCATCTCAACATTTGTGACTATCTACTACAACGTTATCATTGCTTATGCACTCTACTACTTATTTGCCTCATTTCAAAAAGTGCTGCCATGGTCAGACTGCTTTTCCTGGGCAGATGAATTCTGCAGCAAGACACGAATAG TAAGTGACTGCAACGCAACCTTGCATGGGGAAATCATTCATGCAAACTACTCATTCATCACGGGCAACAATCTCACATGTATAAATGGCACCATAAACTACAAACCAGTGCAATTTCCCAGTGAGCAATACTGGAa CAAAGTGACTCTGCAGCGCTCGAGTGGGCTGGACGAGACCGGCAGGATCGTGTGGTACCTGgctctctgcctcctcctgtcCTGGATAATTATTGGAGCTGCCCTGTTCAAAGGAATCAAATCTTCTGGAAAG GTTGTCTACTTTACTGCACTCTTCCCATATGTCATCCTGCTCATCTTGTTGGTGCGAGGTGCCACTCTGGAAGGTGCTTTGGATGGCATTGAGTACTACATTGGGAGACAGTCCAACATCACCAAGCTGATGGAGGCAGAG gtttgGAAAGATGCAGCCACCCAGATATTTTACTCCCTGTCCGTGGCATGGGGCGGGCTTGTTGCTTTGTCTTCATACAACAAGTTCCACAACAACTGCTACTCAGATGCCATTGTAGTTTGTGTGACCAACTGTGCCACCAGCATATTTGCTGGCTTTGCAATATTCTCCATCCTGGGACATATGGCCTTTTTGTCTGAGAGACCCGTCTCAGAGGTGGTGGACTCAG GGTTTGACTTGGCCTTTGTAGCCTACCCAGAGGCTCTCTCCAAGTTACCGGTTTCTCCTCTGTGgtccttcttgtttttcttcatgcttCTACTTTTGGGCCTTGACTCCCAGTTTGCCAGCATAG AAACACTTACAACTACCATTCAAGATATATATCCCAGAGTGatgaaaaaattaagaacaCCTATAACCCTGGGTCTGTGTACAGTGTTCTTTTTTCTTGGGCTTATCTGTGTTACCCAG GCAGGAATTTACTGGGTTAACCTAATAGATCACTTCTGCGCTGGATGGGGAATCCTTATTGCAGCTGTTCTGGAGATAGTAGGCATCGTCTACATTTATG GAGGAAATAGGTTCATTGAAGACATTGAAATGATGATTGGAAAGAAGAGTCGTTTATTCTGGCTGTGGTGGAGAATGTGCTGGTTTTTCATCACTCCTGTGCTGTTAATG GCTATTTTGGTCTGGTCTTTGATCACATTTTCAAATCCCACTTATGGCTCAGTGTTATACCCAGCCTGGGGAAGCGCTGTTGGCTGGTGCATGATCATCTTCTGTGTCATCTGGATTCCCATTGTTGCTATTGTAAAAATAGTTAAAGCTAAAGGAAACATTGTTCAG cGCAttgtcagctgctgccagcctgcagcaAACTGGGGCCCCTACCTGGAGCGCCACCGAGGAGAGCGATACAGCCACGTTGTGGATcccaagaagaaaaaggagcaggagATTCCCACTGTGTCTGTCTTTATATACAAGCAACATTGA
- the SLC6A14 gene encoding sodium- and chloride-dependent neutral and basic amino acid transporter B(0+) isoform X1 — MGNWQPGGTRQGGEFVGISWTGSPTGCTHPFWPPTHAKDFSLTNEKDAHSSDNDENSERGNWANKGEYLLSMVGYAVGLGNVWRFPYLTYQNGGGAFLIPYTLMLALAGLPLFFMECSLGQFASLGPVSIWRILPLFQGVGITMVIISTFVTIYYNVIIAYALYYLFASFQKVLPWSDCFSWADEFCSKTRIVSDCNATLHGEIIHANYSFITGNNLTCINGTINYKPVQFPSEQYWNKVTLQRSSGLDETGRIVWYLALCLLLSWIIIGAALFKGIKSSGKVVYFTALFPYVILLILLVRGATLEGALDGIEYYIGRQSNITKLMEAEVWKDAATQIFYSLSVAWGGLVALSSYNKFHNNCYSDAIVVCVTNCATSIFAGFAIFSILGHMAFLSERPVSEVVDSGFDLAFVAYPEALSKLPVSPLWSFLFFFMLLLLGLDSQFASIETLTTTIQDIYPRVMKKLRTPITLGLCTVFFFLGLICVTQAGIYWVNLIDHFCAGWGILIAAVLEIVGIVYIYGGNRFIEDIEMMIGKKSRLFWLWWRMCWFFITPVLLMAILVWSLITFSNPTYGSVLYPAWGSAVGWCMIIFCVIWIPIVAIVKIVKAKGNIVQRIVSCCQPAANWGPYLERHRGERYSHVVDPKKKKEQEIPTVSVFIYKQH, encoded by the exons ATGGGGAACTGGCAGCCTGGAGGTACAAGACAAGGAGGAGAGTTTGTAG GGATCAGCTGGACTGGCAGCCCAACTGGCTGTACCCATCCTTTCTGGCCGCCCACCCATGCCAAG GACTTCAGTTtgacaaatgaaaaagatgCCCACTCCAGTGACAATGATGAGAACTCAGAGCGTGGCAACTGGGCAAACAAAGGCGAATACCTGCTGTCCATGGTGGGCTATGCCGTGGGCTTGGGCAACGTCTGGCGCTTTCCCTACCTCACCTACCAGAATGGAGGAG GTGCTTTTCTAATCCCCTACACCCTGATGTTGGCATTAGCTGGCTTGCCCTTATTTTTCATGGAATGTTCCCTTGGGCAGTTTGCCAGTCTAGGGCCAGTTTCCATCTGGAGAATACTACCATTGTTTCAAG GAGTGGGCATCACAATGGTCATCATCTCAACATTTGTGACTATCTACTACAACGTTATCATTGCTTATGCACTCTACTACTTATTTGCCTCATTTCAAAAAGTGCTGCCATGGTCAGACTGCTTTTCCTGGGCAGATGAATTCTGCAGCAAGACACGAATAG TAAGTGACTGCAACGCAACCTTGCATGGGGAAATCATTCATGCAAACTACTCATTCATCACGGGCAACAATCTCACATGTATAAATGGCACCATAAACTACAAACCAGTGCAATTTCCCAGTGAGCAATACTGGAa CAAAGTGACTCTGCAGCGCTCGAGTGGGCTGGACGAGACCGGCAGGATCGTGTGGTACCTGgctctctgcctcctcctgtcCTGGATAATTATTGGAGCTGCCCTGTTCAAAGGAATCAAATCTTCTGGAAAG GTTGTCTACTTTACTGCACTCTTCCCATATGTCATCCTGCTCATCTTGTTGGTGCGAGGTGCCACTCTGGAAGGTGCTTTGGATGGCATTGAGTACTACATTGGGAGACAGTCCAACATCACCAAGCTGATGGAGGCAGAG gtttgGAAAGATGCAGCCACCCAGATATTTTACTCCCTGTCCGTGGCATGGGGCGGGCTTGTTGCTTTGTCTTCATACAACAAGTTCCACAACAACTGCTACTCAGATGCCATTGTAGTTTGTGTGACCAACTGTGCCACCAGCATATTTGCTGGCTTTGCAATATTCTCCATCCTGGGACATATGGCCTTTTTGTCTGAGAGACCCGTCTCAGAGGTGGTGGACTCAG GGTTTGACTTGGCCTTTGTAGCCTACCCAGAGGCTCTCTCCAAGTTACCGGTTTCTCCTCTGTGgtccttcttgtttttcttcatgcttCTACTTTTGGGCCTTGACTCCCAGTTTGCCAGCATAG AAACACTTACAACTACCATTCAAGATATATATCCCAGAGTGatgaaaaaattaagaacaCCTATAACCCTGGGTCTGTGTACAGTGTTCTTTTTTCTTGGGCTTATCTGTGTTACCCAG GCAGGAATTTACTGGGTTAACCTAATAGATCACTTCTGCGCTGGATGGGGAATCCTTATTGCAGCTGTTCTGGAGATAGTAGGCATCGTCTACATTTATG GAGGAAATAGGTTCATTGAAGACATTGAAATGATGATTGGAAAGAAGAGTCGTTTATTCTGGCTGTGGTGGAGAATGTGCTGGTTTTTCATCACTCCTGTGCTGTTAATG GCTATTTTGGTCTGGTCTTTGATCACATTTTCAAATCCCACTTATGGCTCAGTGTTATACCCAGCCTGGGGAAGCGCTGTTGGCTGGTGCATGATCATCTTCTGTGTCATCTGGATTCCCATTGTTGCTATTGTAAAAATAGTTAAAGCTAAAGGAAACATTGTTCAG cGCAttgtcagctgctgccagcctgcagcaAACTGGGGCCCCTACCTGGAGCGCCACCGAGGAGAGCGATACAGCCACGTTGTGGATcccaagaagaaaaaggagcaggagATTCCCACTGTGTCTGTCTTTATATACAAGCAACATTGA
- the SLC6A14 gene encoding sodium- and chloride-dependent neutral and basic amino acid transporter B(0+) isoform X3, with the protein MVGYAVGLGNVWRFPYLTYQNGGGAFLIPYTLMLALAGLPLFFMECSLGQFASLGPVSIWRILPLFQGVGITMVIISTFVTIYYNVIIAYALYYLFASFQKVLPWSDCFSWADEFCSKTRIVSDCNATLHGEIIHANYSFITGNNLTCINGTINYKPVQFPSEQYWNKVTLQRSSGLDETGRIVWYLALCLLLSWIIIGAALFKGIKSSGKVVYFTALFPYVILLILLVRGATLEGALDGIEYYIGRQSNITKLMEAEVWKDAATQIFYSLSVAWGGLVALSSYNKFHNNCYSDAIVVCVTNCATSIFAGFAIFSILGHMAFLSERPVSEVVDSGFDLAFVAYPEALSKLPVSPLWSFLFFFMLLLLGLDSQFASIETLTTTIQDIYPRVMKKLRTPITLGLCTVFFFLGLICVTQAGIYWVNLIDHFCAGWGILIAAVLEIVGIVYIYGGNRFIEDIEMMIGKKSRLFWLWWRMCWFFITPVLLMAILVWSLITFSNPTYGSVLYPAWGSAVGWCMIIFCVIWIPIVAIVKIVKAKGNIVQRIVSCCQPAANWGPYLERHRGERYSHVVDPKKKKEQEIPTVSVFIYKQH; encoded by the exons ATGGTGGGCTATGCCGTGGGCTTGGGCAACGTCTGGCGCTTTCCCTACCTCACCTACCAGAATGGAGGAG GTGCTTTTCTAATCCCCTACACCCTGATGTTGGCATTAGCTGGCTTGCCCTTATTTTTCATGGAATGTTCCCTTGGGCAGTTTGCCAGTCTAGGGCCAGTTTCCATCTGGAGAATACTACCATTGTTTCAAG GAGTGGGCATCACAATGGTCATCATCTCAACATTTGTGACTATCTACTACAACGTTATCATTGCTTATGCACTCTACTACTTATTTGCCTCATTTCAAAAAGTGCTGCCATGGTCAGACTGCTTTTCCTGGGCAGATGAATTCTGCAGCAAGACACGAATAG TAAGTGACTGCAACGCAACCTTGCATGGGGAAATCATTCATGCAAACTACTCATTCATCACGGGCAACAATCTCACATGTATAAATGGCACCATAAACTACAAACCAGTGCAATTTCCCAGTGAGCAATACTGGAa CAAAGTGACTCTGCAGCGCTCGAGTGGGCTGGACGAGACCGGCAGGATCGTGTGGTACCTGgctctctgcctcctcctgtcCTGGATAATTATTGGAGCTGCCCTGTTCAAAGGAATCAAATCTTCTGGAAAG GTTGTCTACTTTACTGCACTCTTCCCATATGTCATCCTGCTCATCTTGTTGGTGCGAGGTGCCACTCTGGAAGGTGCTTTGGATGGCATTGAGTACTACATTGGGAGACAGTCCAACATCACCAAGCTGATGGAGGCAGAG gtttgGAAAGATGCAGCCACCCAGATATTTTACTCCCTGTCCGTGGCATGGGGCGGGCTTGTTGCTTTGTCTTCATACAACAAGTTCCACAACAACTGCTACTCAGATGCCATTGTAGTTTGTGTGACCAACTGTGCCACCAGCATATTTGCTGGCTTTGCAATATTCTCCATCCTGGGACATATGGCCTTTTTGTCTGAGAGACCCGTCTCAGAGGTGGTGGACTCAG GGTTTGACTTGGCCTTTGTAGCCTACCCAGAGGCTCTCTCCAAGTTACCGGTTTCTCCTCTGTGgtccttcttgtttttcttcatgcttCTACTTTTGGGCCTTGACTCCCAGTTTGCCAGCATAG AAACACTTACAACTACCATTCAAGATATATATCCCAGAGTGatgaaaaaattaagaacaCCTATAACCCTGGGTCTGTGTACAGTGTTCTTTTTTCTTGGGCTTATCTGTGTTACCCAG GCAGGAATTTACTGGGTTAACCTAATAGATCACTTCTGCGCTGGATGGGGAATCCTTATTGCAGCTGTTCTGGAGATAGTAGGCATCGTCTACATTTATG GAGGAAATAGGTTCATTGAAGACATTGAAATGATGATTGGAAAGAAGAGTCGTTTATTCTGGCTGTGGTGGAGAATGTGCTGGTTTTTCATCACTCCTGTGCTGTTAATG GCTATTTTGGTCTGGTCTTTGATCACATTTTCAAATCCCACTTATGGCTCAGTGTTATACCCAGCCTGGGGAAGCGCTGTTGGCTGGTGCATGATCATCTTCTGTGTCATCTGGATTCCCATTGTTGCTATTGTAAAAATAGTTAAAGCTAAAGGAAACATTGTTCAG cGCAttgtcagctgctgccagcctgcagcaAACTGGGGCCCCTACCTGGAGCGCCACCGAGGAGAGCGATACAGCCACGTTGTGGATcccaagaagaaaaaggagcaggagATTCCCACTGTGTCTGTCTTTATATACAAGCAACATTGA
- the LOC128795421 gene encoding protein FAM162A-like: MLGRLLGHSPGLWQRVAQLVLCPTRSAGSRAKNSQDMALQMADPGKEAFRNDRRPTNFDKKVLVWSGRFKKEDDIPRHISSEVLDTARNIARIKVCYIMIALTVLGCVTMIITGKEAVKKDQTLLRVNAEKKAKWRAEVEKGQEAAVRKSQ; encoded by the exons ATGCTGgggaggctgctggggcacagccctgggctgtggcagcgGGTGGCTCAGCTGGTCCTGTGCCCCACCAgaagtgctggcagcagagcaaagAACTCCCAGGACATGGCTTTGCAGATGGCTGATCCAG GTAAAGAAGCTTTCAGAAATGACAGAAGGCCTACAAATTTTGATAAAAAGGTGCTAGTATGGTCAGGACGCTTTAAAAAGGAGGACGACATTCCCAGGCACATATC GTCTGAGGTCCTTGACACTGCAAGGAACATTGCCAGGATAAAGGTTTGCTACATCATGATTGCACTgactgtgctgggctgtgtgaCCATGATCATCACAGGCAAAGAA GCTGTGAAGAAGGATCAGACTCTGCTGAGGGTGAATGCAGAAAAGAAGGCCAAATGGAGGGCTGAAGTGGAGAAAGGTCAGGAGGCAGCTGTCAGGAAGTCACAATGA